Within Streptomyces antibioticus, the genomic segment TCGCCGCCGTGATGCGCAACAACCTGCGCATCGCACCGCAGTTCGCGCCCAAGGTGTTCCACGGCGACGTGCTGTTCTTCAGCGCCACCCAGGACGCCCCCGGCACCGGCGACGACCTCTCGCTCGCCCCCGGCAAGGCCGACGCCTGGCGCCCCTGGGTCGACGGCTCGTTCGACGACCACGCCGTGCCCTGCGGCCACTACGAGATGACCGAGCCCGCCCCGATGGCCCTCATCGGCGCGGCGGTCGCCAAGGCACTGCGCCGGAACGCCGGTTGACCGCCGCCCGCCCCGACCCTTCCACCAGCAGCACCGGACCGACGCTCAGGAGACTGCCCGTGACCAAGGACCTGTACGAACTCGGCGACGCCCCCGAACTCGGTACGGCACCCCGGCGGATGTACGCCTCGCTCATCCGTCAGGAGCGCTACGGCGAGCCGATCGGCGCCTTCCGCACCGAGGTGGTGGACGTGCCGCCGCTGCTGCCCGGCCAGGTCCTGATCAAGGTGATGGCGGCCGGCGTCAACTACAACAACGTGTGGGCGGCGCTGGGTTCACCGCTCGACGTGATCGGCGCCCGGCAGAAGCAGGGGGCCACCGAGGACTTCCACATCGGCGGCTCCGACCTGTCCGGCATCGTCTGGGCGGTCGGGGAGGGCGCGCGCGGAGTGCGTCTCGGTGACGAGGTGACCGTCCTCGCGTGCCGCTGGGACGAGTCGGCCGAGGACATCCGGCTCGGCGCCGACCCGGTGACCTCCTCCTCGCTGCGGGTGTGGGGCTACGAGGAGAACTACGGCTCCTTCGCCCAGTTCGCGGTCGTGGACGACTACATGGTGCATCCCAAGCCCGCCCGACTGAACTGGGCGGAGGCGGCCTGCTTCATGGCGACGGCGGCCACCGCGCACCGGCAGTTGTTCGGCTGGCAGCCGCACACCGTGCGGCCCGGCGACCCCGTCCTCATCTGGGGCGGCGCCGGCGGTCTGGGCAGCATCGCCATCCAGCTCGTCAAACACGCGGGCGGCATCCCGGTCGCCGTGGTCTCCAGCGAGGAACGCGGCGAGTTCTGCATGCGGCTCGGCGCCAAGGGGTGGATCGACCGGCGGGAGTTCGACCACTGGGGCCGGCTGCCGCACACCGACGACGAGGCCGCGATGAGCGCCTGGCTGTCCGGCGCCCGCGCCTTCGGCCGCCGCTACTGGGAGGTGCTGGGGGAGCGCCGGGCGCCGCGCATCGTGCTGGAGCACTCCGGCGCCGACACCATCCCCACCTCGATCTACATGGCCGACAACGCGGGCATGGTCGTCATCTGCGGCGGCACCACCGGCTACAACGGCGATGTCGACCTGCGGTTCCTGTGGATGCGGCAGAAGCGGCTCCAGGGTTCGCACGTGGCCAGCCGGCGCGAGGCGCGCGAGGTGACCCGGCTGATCGACCAGGGTGCGATCGACCCGTGCCTGTCACGGACGTTCGCCTTCGAGGAGATCGGCCTCGCCCACCAGCTCCTGCACGAGAACCGGCACCCGGCGGGCAACATGGCGGTCCTGGTCAACGCGGCCGCGTGAACGACGTCGGCGTGGCCGCGTGAACGACGGGAGGGGCGGGCGACACCGCGTCGCCCGCCCCTCCCGATCCCGCTCGCGTGCCTCAGTTCCCTTCCCGCAGCAGCTTCTTGATGATCTTTCCGGCGGGGTTGCGCGGCACCTGCTCGATGAACTCCACGCTCCGGGGCCGCTTGTAGGGCGCGAGGTTCTCCCCGAGATGGGCGAGCAGCGTGCGCGCCTCGGTGCCCTCCTCGGCGACCACGTACGCGAGCGGCACCTCCCCGAAGTCCTCGTCCGGGATGCCGACGACCGCCGCGTCCCGGACCGCCGGATGGGTCAGCAGGGCCCGCTCGATCTCCGACGGGTAGACGTTCTGCCCCGCCCGGATGATCAGGTCCTTGCTGCGGTCGACCAGATGGATCCGCCCCGCCTCGTCCAGGAACCCGAGGTCGCCCGTGCGCACCCAGCCGTCGACGGTCACCTCCTCGGTGGCCGCCGGGTCGTTCCAGTACCCGCGCATCAGCCCCGGGCCGCGCACCACGATCTCGCCGACCTCGCCGCGGGCCGTCTCCCGGCCGTCCTTGCCGAGGGAGCGCGCGGACATGCCCGGGATCACCCGGCCGCACGGGATCCGGGCGCCCGCGTCACCGGGCGCCGGATGCTCCTCAGGACCCAGGGTGACGAACGGGCCGCCGACCTCCGTCATGCCGTACACCTGACGGAACCCGCAGCCGAGACGGTCCACGGCGTCGGCGTACACGTCGAGCGGCATCGGCGCGGCGCCGTAGAGGACCTCCCGCAGCGAGGACAGGTCCGTGCTGTGCGACGCCTTGGCCTGGAGCAGGAAGCGCAGCATCTGCGGCACCAGCCAGATGTGCGTGGCCCGGTGCCGTTCGACGGCGGCCAGCGCCCGCTGCGGGGTGAAGCCCGGCATCAGGACCACCGTGGCCCCGGCCGCCAGATAGGTCAGGGAGACGACCATGCTGCCGTGGTACAGCGGGCAGCAGTTGACGAGCACCATGTCGTCGGAGGGCCGGGCCACGGCCAGCCAGCCGAGCGCGATGGCCCGGAACGACCCCTCGTCCACGGTGACGCCCTTGGCCTGCCCGGTGGTCGCCGAGGTGTGCAGCACGGCGACCGGATCCGAGTCGGGGATCACCGGCAGCGCGGTGTCCGCCGCGACCGTGCCGAGGGCGGTGAAGACCGGCTTGTCGAGCGCCACCCGGATCCGTACACAGGCGGGCAGTTCGGTGTGCCGGTCGAGGAGCGCCGACTCGCCGAGCACCGCGACCGCGCCGACCCGCTCGATGATCCCGGCCACCTCCGGCACCGCGAGGCTGTGGTTGAGCGGCACGAACACCGCGCCGAGCCGGGCCAGCGCGAAGTAGCTCTCCAGCACCTCGATCCGGTCCAGGGAGAGCACCGCGACCCGGTCACCGCGCTCGATGCCCAGCTCACCGAAACCCCGGGCGAGTTCGGCGGTACGGGCGTCCAACTCGGCCCAGGTGACCGAGCGGCGGTCGTCCACGAGGGCCAACCGGGCGGGAAAGCACTGCCGGTTGCGCTCCAGGAGCTGGGTCAGCCACATCACGCGCCGCCCGACACACCGCCGGCGGCGCGCTCGGAGACGAACCGCTCGTAGTCGCCGATCGTCCGGAGCTTCTCCATGTCCTCGGCGGTGATCTCCACCCCCGTGCGCTGTTCGACCAGCAGCACCAGCCGCACCAGGTCACCGGAGTCGATCCCGCTGCCCGCCAGGTCGACGTCGTCGCCGATGGTCTCCGCGTACTCGACCGTGCCGGTGAGTTCGACCAGCAACTCCCTGATGGAGCTCATGACTTCCCCTTCGATTCGATCTCGTCCTGCTCGTCCTTGCGTGTCATCAGGGGAAGAGGGGCCGAGGGCGCGTCGCACTCCCCGGCGCGCCGGGTGACATGTGTCACGCGGACTTGCCACGGGCGGGCGGGATAGCGGGACGGGTCCACCGCCTCTTGTATCGGTGAGAGCCCCGGGGAGGTCCGCAGGAGCACGGACCGTCCGCCCCGGGGTCGGTCCGAGGCGAGGGAGTGACAGTGGAGACGGCCGAGACGATCACGGACTCCGAAGCGGCGCTCACCGCGCACTTCGAGGCCCTCCTGCGGGCCGGCGAGACCGTCGAGCCGCGCGACTGGATGCCCGACGGCTACCGCCGCATGCTGCTGCGGCAGATCGCCCAGCACGCCCACTCCGAGATCATCGGCATGCAGCCGGAGGGCTCCTGGCTCACCCGGGCCCCCTCCCTGCACCGCAAGTCCGTGCTCCTCGCCAAGGTCCAGGACGAGGCCGGCCACGGCCTCTACCTCTACGCCGCCGCCGAGACCCTCGGCGCCGACCGCGCCGACCTGCTCGACGCCCTGCACCAGGGCCGCCAGCGCTACGCCGCCACCTTCAACCACCCGGCGCTGACCTGGGCCGACACCGGTGCCATCGCCTGGCTCACGGACGGCGCCGCCGTCGTCAACCAGGCGCCGCTGACCCGGACGTCGTACGGCCCCTACGCGCGGGCGATGCGCCGGGTCTGCCAGGAGGAGGCGTTCCACGTCCGGCAGGGCTACGACCTGATGAAGGCCCTGTGCGAGGGCACCCCCGCCCAGCGGGAGATGGCCCAGGACGCGGTGGACCGCTGGTGGCTGCCCGCCGTGGCGCTGATGTTCGGACCGCCCGACACGCTCGCCGGCGGCGCCGACGCCCGCACGGCGGCCCTCGGCGCCCAGGTGTCCCGGCAGGCCATCGCCTGGGGCATCAAACGCCACACCAACGACGAACTCCGCCAGCGTTTCGTCGACCACTGCGTGCCCCAGGCGCACAGCCTCGGCCTCACCCTCCCCGACCCCGGCATCCGCTGGAACGAGGAACGCGGCCACTACGACTTCGGGCCCGTCGACTGGGAGACCTACCGCGGCGCCCTCGCCGACGACTCCCACACCGCCCGACGGCGCGTCGCGCACCGGGTCGCCGCGCACCAGGACGGCGCCTGGGTGCGCGAGGCCGCCGCCGCGTACGCCGCCCGCGCCGGGGAGACGGCGGAGGACGCGCTGTGAGCGGCGGCAGGGAGCGGGAGACGGAGAGGGAAGGCGCGGCGCCGTCCTGGGAGGTGTTCCTGCGGCCCCGCCGCGGCCTGTCCCACCAGCATGTGGGCGCGGTCCGCGCGAGCGACGCCGACATGGCCCTGGAACACGCCCGCGACCTCTACACCCGGCGCGGCGACCCGCTGTCGCTGTGGGTGGTGCGCTCCGCCGACGTGCACGCCGCGTCCCCCGCCGAACGCGACCCCTTCTTCAGCAACGCCCGCCACAAGCCCTACCGCTACCCCGAGCACTTCGCCCCGATGACCGGGGGAGACGACAAGGACGATGACGGTCACGATGCCGACGACTGAGACCCGCGAGTCCCACGACCTCGCCCTCCTCGCCCTCCGCCTCGGCGACGACGCCCTCGTCCTCGGCCAGCGCCTGTGCCGGTGGATCACCCGGGCGCCGACGATCGAGGAGGACCTCGCCCTGTCGAACATCGCCCTCGACCTGATCGGCCACGCCCGCGCCCTGCTCACCCTGAGCGGCACCCTGGACGGCACCGGCCGCACCGAGGACGACCTCGCCTATGGCCGCCCGGACCGCGAGTTCCGCAACACGCTCCTCACCGCGCTCCCCAACGGCGACTTCGCGACCACCGTCGCCCGCCAACTCGCCTACAGCCACTACGCGGTGCTCTTCTACGAGGCGCTCGCCGACAGCACCGAACCGGGGCTCGCGGCCTGCGCCGCCCGGGCCGCCAAGGAGGTCGGCTACCACCGGCGGCACGCCGACGGCTGGACCGTACGCCTGGGCCTCGGCACCGCCGAGAGCGCCCGGCGGATGCGGGCCGGACTGGACGCCGTATGGCCGTACACCGCCGAGCTGTTCGACGAGGACGACCTGACGCTACGGCTGTCCGCCGCCGGGTCCGCCGTGTCGCCCCGGACGCTGCACCCGGTGTGGCGCGAGCGGGTGGGGGCGGTGATCGAGCGCGCCGGACTGACCGTGCCCGTCCCGCGCTGGGAGGCACGCGGCGGGCGACAGGGGCTGCACGGGGAGGAGTTCGGCCCGCTGGTCGCCGAACTCCAGTCGGTGCGGCGGCAGTTCCCGGGAGGCACCTGGTGACCGGCCGACCGCTCGCCGTCGCCGTGGACGAGGTGCGCGCCCGGATCGACGCCGTCCCCGATCCCGAGCTGCCCTTCGTCACCCTCGGCCAACTCGGCGTTGTGAACGCCGTGTTCATGGCGCCGGACGGTCGGATGGAGGTCGAGTTCACGCCCACCTTCCTCGGCTGTCCCGCGCTGTCCGAGATCGCCGCCGCCCTCGCGGAGACGCTCGCGGAGTGCGGGCACCCGGACGGCAGGATCCGCCAGGTGCTCACCCCGGCCTGGAGCACGGACCGCATCACCTCCGACGGCCGGCGCGCGCTCGCCGAGCACGGCATCGCCCCGCCCGGCCCGACCACCGCCCCGAGATCCGTCCGGATCGGCCTCGGCGCACCCTGTCCGAACTGCGGCAGCCGGGCCACCCGCCCGCACTCGCCGTTCGGGCCGACCCGCTGCCAGTCGGTCCTGGTGTGCGCGTCCTGCCGCGAGACGTTCCCGTACCTGGCCACGGTGTGAGGCGCCCATGAACCCGACCGCATCCCGTTCCCCGCGCCGCACCGGCTGGTACCCGCTCACCGTCACGCGCAAGGAGCCGCTGACCGAGGACGCCGTCGCCGTCACCCTGGACGTGCCCCCGGACCTTGCCGCCACCTTCGCGGCCGTCCCGGGCCGGCACGTCGTCGTACGCCATCGGCGGCCCGGCCGCGAACTGCGCCGCGCCTACTCGGTGTGCCCGCCGCCCGGTGCACCCGACGCCCTGCGCCTGGTCATCCAGCGTGCCACCTCCGACGGCTTCGGCGCCCACGCCCGCACCGCCCTCGCCGTCGGCGACACCCTCGAACTCGCCCCGCCCACCGGGACGTTCGGCCTTCCGCCGATCCCCGGCGCCCACCATGTGCTGATCGCCGGGGGCAGCGGCATCACCCCGCTGGCCGCCATGGCCGCGGGCGCCCTGCGCGACGACCCCGGTTGCCGGGTCTCCCTGGTGCACGCCGCCCGTACGGCGGGCACGGCCCTGCTGGCGGACGAACTCGCCGAGCTGAAGGACGCGTTCGTCGACCGCTTCACCGCGCTGTACGTCCTCTCGCGCGAGCGCCGGGAGAGCGATCTGTTCACCGGGCGGATCGACGCGGACCGGCTGCGGCGGCTGCTCACGGTGCTCGACGCCCGCCCCGGCGACCGCGCCACCACGTTCAGCCTGTGCGGGCCGTGGGGTCTGGTCGAGATCGTGCGCACCGCCCTCGCCGCCTGGGGCGCACCCGCCGGGACGGTCCGCCGGGAACTCTTCTCCGCCGACGGCGCGCCCGGTGAACTCCCCGACGACCACGGCCCCGCCCCCTCCGCGCCCGCCCCCGGATCCTCCCGGGTGCGCGCGGTGATCGGTGGCCGGACCACCGCCGTGACGATGGCCCCCGGCGACCGCGTGGTGCTGGACCCCGTGCTGCGGGCCCGCCCCGAGGTGCCGTACGCCTGCCGGGACGGCGTCTGCGGAAGCTGCCGTGCCCTCGTCGTCTCCGGCGAGGTGACGCTGGGCCGTCAGCACGCCCTCGACCCGCGCGACCTCGCGGCCGGCTACACCCTCGCCTGCCGCGCCCGCCCCGCCACCCCCGACCTCACCCTCGACTTCGACGCCTGACACCCGACAGCTAAGGACACGCACTTGACCACCACCACGGGACGACACCAGGACAGGACCGCCCTGGTCACCGGAGGCAGCCGCGGGATCGGCCGGGCCGTGGCCGGGCGCCTGGCCCGCGAGGGCGCGCTGGTCGCCGTGCACTACGGGCACGACCACGGCGCCGCCGAGCGCACGGTGAAGGAGATCGAGGCGGCCGGCGGCCGCGCCTTCCCGGTCCACGCCGAACTGGGCGTCCCCGGCGACGCCGCCGCCCTCTGGGACGCCTTCGACCGCGCCCTGGCCGCGCGCGACGCGGAGCCGGGCGTGGACATCGTCGTCAACAACGCGGGCATCACCCTGCCCAAGCCCATCGAGCACGTCACCGAGGAGGAGTACGACCGCGTCTTCGCCGTCAACACCAAGGCGCCGTACTTCATCCTCCAACAGGCCCTCGGACGGCTTCGGGACGGCGGCCGGATCATCACCGTCTCCTCCGGCGCCACCCGGATCGCCTACCCGGCGATCGCCACCTACTCGATGACCAAGGCCGCCCTCGACAGCCTCACCCTCTCCCTCGCCCTCCAGCTCGGCCCCCGGGGGATCACGGTGAACACGGTCGCACCCGGCTTCACCGACACCGAGATCAACCCCACCCTCCAGAACCCGCAGATCCGTCAGGCGCTGGCCGCGGCCTCCGTCTTCGACCGGCTCGGCACGCCCGCGGACATCGCCGACGTGGTGTCCTTCGTCGCAAGCGACGAGGCCCGCTGGGTGACCGGCCAGTGGATCGACGCCACCGGAGGCGTCCACCTCGGCCTCTGACCCCGCCCCCCGCCCCTCTCCCTCCGGAGTGGAAGCCCCAAGGAGCCATCGATGAACGACGGCACGTCCGCGCTCGCGGACCTGTCACCGGACGACCCGCTGGTCCAGCCGTTTTCCGGCGCGAGCCCCTACGACGACTATGTGCACGCCTCGGTCCTCAACTCCCTCCAGCAGCCGCTGACCGAGGCCGCCGACGAGATGGGCTTCCTCGTCACCACCCAGGTGATGGAACTCTGGTTCACCCTGATCGTCCACGAATGGCGCACCGCCCGGGACGCGTTCGCCAAGGACGACCTGGACGCCGCCACCGACGCCCTGGTGCGCAGCCGCCGCGCGGTCGGCGCCCTCGTGGACTCCTGGCAGCCCATCGCCGCCCTGACGCCCGCTCAGTTCAACGGCTTCCGGGCCGCGTTCGGCCGGGCGTCCGGCTTCCAGTCCGCGATGTACCGGCACATGGAGTTCCTGCTCGGCGAGAAGTCCGCCGCCCTGGTCCGCGCCCACCGGGGCGACCCGGCGGTCCACGAGGCGCTGCGCGACGCGCACCGCGAACCCTCGCTCTACGACGAGGTGTTGGGCTATCTGCACCGGCAGGGCCTGCCCGTGCCGGAGCACGTCCGGGAGCGGGACGTCACACAGCCCTACGCCTCGGACCCCGGGGTCGTCGCCGTCTGGCGGCAGGTCTACACCGGCCCGCAGCACCACCCGCTGCTCGCGCTCGGCGAACTCCTCACCGACATCGCCGAACGCGTCACCCGCTGGCGCTTCGACCATGTCATGGTGGTGCGCCGCGCCATGGGCGCCAAGACCGGCAGCGCGGGCTCGTCCGGTGTGGACTTCCTCCGGGCCCGCGCGGACCGGCTGGTCTTCCCCGAACTGTGGGCGGTGCGCGGTGACATCTAGGGAGATCTCGGCGTTCGCCGCCGAGGAGGAGACCCGGGTCCTGTCGCTGCGGCCGGTCCTGGCCCCCGTCCACGGCCGCTACGGCGACCATCCGCACCAGACCTACGACGCCTGGCCCGCCGAGGACCCGGCGGCGCCGCTGGTGATCCTGCTGCACGGCGGCTACTGGCGCTACGACCGGATGCACCTCACCCCGTTCGCCGCCTACCTGGGACAGCAGGGCTTCTCCGTGCTGCTGCCCGGCTTCCGCAGATCGGGCGGCGCGGGCGGCTACCCCGAGACCTTCGACGACATCGCCCGGATCGTCGACACCCTCCCCGAGGGACGGCCGTACGTGCTGGCCGGGCACTGCTCGGGCGGCCATCTCGCGCTGTGGTGCGCCGCCCGCGCCCTGCTGCCGGCAGGATCCCCCTGGCACACCACGCGCCTGCCCCCGGCCGTCCTCGCCCTGGCCCCGCTGACCGACCTCGACGCCACCCGCCGGGACCGGCTCAGCAACGACGCCGCGCTGCAACTCCTGGGCGGCCCGGAGGAGTTCGAGACCCGGATGGCGTCCGTCGACCCGCTGACCCTGCTCAAGGGCGCCGGTACGACCGGGGTCCGTACGGTGCTGCTGCACGGCGAGGTGGACGAGGAGGTCCCGCTCACCCAGTTCGCCGACTACGCGGCCGTGCACCGGGACCTGGAGACCGTCGTCCTGCCCGGCACCGGCCACTACACGCTGATCGAGCCGGGCGCCCCGGCCGCCCTCGCGGTCGCCGACACCCTGCGCCGGCTGTCCGCGCCCTGGACCGGCGCCGCAGGGCGGCCGGAGCCCGCACCCAAGGAGCCCGGACCGGAGGAGCCCGCCCACCCATGACCACCGCGCCGTCGGCATCACACGCCGAACTGACCCTCATGGCAGTCGAGTTGGACGCCCGCACCCCCCTCGCGGACACCCGTAACCGGTTCCTGCTCCCCGCGAACGTCGTCTACCTCGACGGCAATTCGCTCGGCCCGCTGCCCGCCGCCGTCCCGCCCGTCCTCGACGACGTCCTGCGCCGCCAGTGGGGCACCGACCTCATCGCCTCCTGGAACACCCACGGCTGGTGGGACGCGCCGCTGCGGGTCGGCGACACGGTGGGCCGGATCGTCGGCGCCGCCCCCGGGCAGACCCTAGTCGGCGACTCGACGAGCGTGCAGCTCTACAACGCCCTCGGCGCGGCGGCCGCGTTGCGCCCCGGACGCCCCCTGCTGGTCACCGACCCCGGTCACTTCCCCACCGACCGGTACATCACCGACTCGGTGGCCGCCCGGCAGGGCCTGGAGGCGCGCCGGGTGCGCCCCGCCGACCTGGGGGAACTGCTCGCCGCCGAGGGCGACCGGGTCGCCGTCGTCGGCTACTCGCCCGTCGACTACCGCACCGGCGAACTGCACGACATGGCCGCGCTCACCCGCGCCGCGCACGACGCCGGCGCGCTCGTCCTGTGGGACCTGTGCCACGCGGCCGGCGCGATGCCGGTCCGACTCGACGCGCTGGGCGTGGACTTCGCCGTCGGCTGCGGTTACAAGTTCCTCAACGGCGGCCCCGGCGCCCCCGCCTTCCTCTACGTCGCCGAACGCCACCACGAGCACTGGAGTCCCGCCCTGACCGGCTGGACCGGGCACGCCGACCCGTTCGGACTGCACGACACCTACACCCCGGCCCCCGGGATCGCGCGGGGCCGTGTCGGCACGCCCCCGATGCTCTCCCTGCTCTGCCTGGAGGCCGCGCTCACCGTTTTCGACGGACTCGACCTGGACCAGGTGCGCGCCAGGAGCCTGTCCCTGACCGGCTTCCTGCTGCACTGCGCCGGCACCCTGCTGGACGGCCTCGGCTTCGAGCCGGTCACCCCGGCCGAGCCCGAACGCCGGGGCAGCCAGGTGTCGTTGCGCCACCCGCACGCCTACGGTCTGGTGCGGGCGCTCGCCGCCCGGGGGATCGTCGGCGACATGCGCGCCCCCGATCTGCTGCGCTTCGGCGTCAACGCGCTCCATCTCTCGCACGCTGACCTGCTGCACGCGATGACCTCCCTGCGGGAGATCGTGACGACGGGCGCCTACGATCCGGCTCCCGAGCGGAACGCCGTGACCTGAGCCGGGCGGCTGGACCAGGTGGACGGTCCGGACCGGGCGGCACGGCGCCAACCGTGCCGCCCGGCAGGCCCGTTCAGCCCTCGATACGGTGCGTCGTCCAGAACGACGTCAGGTCCGTCGTCGTGGCGGCCTGCGCGGCCGCCTTGAACTCGGCCGTGGTCGAGACGCCGTACCAGTGCGAAGTGGCGTAGTCCTTCAGCAGCTTGGCCATGGCGGTGTCGCCGATCAGCCGCCGCAGGTCGTGCAGGGCGCACTTGCCGTAGCCGTAGACGACGGTGGAGTAGCGGGAGGAGTGCGTGTCCCAGTAGGCCATCGAGTTGGTGATCTTCTCGGCGGACGACGCCCAGGACACGCTGTTCCAGCAGTTGGCGCCGGTCTTGCCGAGCGCCAGGTCGGTGGCGTAGTCGGTGAACGACTCGTCCAGCCAGGGGCTCGTGTACTCGTCGTCGCCGACGATGCCGTACCACCACTGGTGGCCGATCTCATGGGTGAGCGCGGTGGTGCTGACCAGGTCGAGGACGAACCCGGGGTACTCCATGCCGCCGAACCAGAAGTTGTTGTCGATGACGGCGTCCAGCTCGCCGTACGGATAGGCGCCGAAGCGGGAGGCGTGGGCGTCGACGGCGGTGCGGGCGGTGGTCAGCATCGACTGGGCGCTGGAGGAGCTGATCCCGGTGACGGAGTAGACGTTGACCGGGGTTCCGGCCGCCGAGGTGCCGGAGATCTTGCTGAACGGCCCGGCCGCCCAGGCGAAGTCGCGCACCTGGGTGGCGGTCGCGGTGGTGACCGTGCGGCCGCTGGAGCCGGGGGTGTCGACCGAGGTGCCGGTGGCCGGGACCAGCAGGCCGCTCGGATGGTCGAGGGTGACCCGGAAGTCGGCGGCCAGCGAGTAGAACGACTCGCCGTTGTTGGTGTACGGGTCCAGATGCCAGCCCGCGCCGTCCTTCACCGCCAGCACGGGCAGCGCGTTGCCGATGAAGCTGAAGGCACCGTCGTGGCCGAACCGGTCGGCGCCGCTGGGCACGGATATGCCGAGGTCGAAGCCGATCGTGGCGCTCTGCCCCTGGGCGAGGGGCGTGGCCAGGGTGATCGGCAGCGCCGTGCAGGAGACCGAGAGCGCGCCCGCCGTCCCGCCGGTGACGCCCGTGACCGTGATCGGCGGCGCGGAGCAGGTGCCGTGGTAGTTGTCCCACAGCCGCAGATAGACCTCGGCGAGCGGGGTCGCGGAGGCGTTGGTGAAGGTCGCGCTCTGATGCCCGGTCCACACCGTGCCGGTGGTGTCGCTGCTGAGGGAGACGGTGTACGACGGTGCGATCGGCGTCCGGGTGCCGTCCGCGGGCGGGGTCGTGACGTCCTCGGTGGCCAGGGCGATGTCGTCCAGGACGAAGTTCGTGCGGAGGCTGGAGTCCTCGGTGCCGGTGAGGGCGAGCGTGACGGTCTGACCGGCGAACGCCGACACGTCGAAGGACTTCCGCGCGTACCCGGTGTTCTTGTCGAGGTTGGAGTACGTCGCGAGGGTCGTCGAGCCGATCTTCGCCGTGAGCTTGTCGTACGCCGTGGAGCTCGTCGTCTCGGCGGTGTCGATGTGCAGCCAGAAGGAGAGGGTGGCGCGGGCGCAGCCGGAGGGCACGGTCACGCTCTGGGTGAGCGTGTCGGTGTGGGTGGAGCCGGTGCCGCCCAGCCAGGCGTAGCCGGTGCCGCCGTGCGCGCTCTGCCCGGCGCGGGTGGTGATCAGGGACGCCGAGGAGGCGGTCCAGGAGGCGGCGCCGCTCTCGAAGCCGCCGTTGGCGACGGCCTGGGTGGGGGTGCAGACGGCTTCCGGTGCGGTGGCCGCCTCGGACGGCGGGGCGGGGAGGGACAGGGCGGCCGTGGCGG encodes:
- the ccrA gene encoding crotonyl-CoA carboxylase/reductase, yielding MPVTKDLYELGDAPELGTAPRRMYASLIRQERYGEPIGAFRTEVVDVPPLLPGQVLIKVMAAGVNYNNVWAALGSPLDVIGARQKQGATEDFHIGGSDLSGIVWAVGEGARGVRLGDEVTVLACRWDESAEDIRLGADPVTSSSLRVWGYEENYGSFAQFAVVDDYMVHPKPARLNWAEAACFMATAATAHRQLFGWQPHTVRPGDPVLIWGGAGGLGSIAIQLVKHAGGIPVAVVSSEERGEFCMRLGAKGWIDRREFDHWGRLPHTDDEAAMSAWLSGARAFGRRYWEVLGERRAPRIVLEHSGADTIPTSIYMADNAGMVVICGGTTGYNGDVDLRFLWMRQKRLQGSHVASRREAREVTRLIDQGAIDPCLSRTFAFEEIGLAHQLLHENRHPAGNMAVLVNAAA
- a CDS encoding class I adenylate-forming enzyme family protein, translated to MWLTQLLERNRQCFPARLALVDDRRSVTWAELDARTAELARGFGELGIERGDRVAVLSLDRIEVLESYFALARLGAVFVPLNHSLAVPEVAGIIERVGAVAVLGESALLDRHTELPACVRIRVALDKPVFTALGTVAADTALPVIPDSDPVAVLHTSATTGQAKGVTVDEGSFRAIALGWLAVARPSDDMVLVNCCPLYHGSMVVSLTYLAAGATVVLMPGFTPQRALAAVERHRATHIWLVPQMLRFLLQAKASHSTDLSSLREVLYGAAPMPLDVYADAVDRLGCGFRQVYGMTEVGGPFVTLGPEEHPAPGDAGARIPCGRVIPGMSARSLGKDGRETARGEVGEIVVRGPGLMRGYWNDPAATEEVTVDGWVRTGDLGFLDEAGRIHLVDRSKDLIIRAGQNVYPSEIERALLTHPAVRDAAVVGIPDEDFGEVPLAYVVAEEGTEARTLLAHLGENLAPYKRPRSVEFIEQVPRNPAGKIIKKLLREGN
- a CDS encoding acyl carrier protein, yielding MSSIRELLVELTGTVEYAETIGDDVDLAGSGIDSGDLVRLVLLVEQRTGVEITAEDMEKLRTIGDYERFVSERAAGGVSGGA
- the paaA gene encoding 1,2-phenylacetyl-CoA epoxidase subunit PaaA, whose amino-acid sequence is MTVETAETITDSEAALTAHFEALLRAGETVEPRDWMPDGYRRMLLRQIAQHAHSEIIGMQPEGSWLTRAPSLHRKSVLLAKVQDEAGHGLYLYAAAETLGADRADLLDALHQGRQRYAATFNHPALTWADTGAIAWLTDGAAVVNQAPLTRTSYGPYARAMRRVCQEEAFHVRQGYDLMKALCEGTPAQREMAQDAVDRWWLPAVALMFGPPDTLAGGADARTAALGAQVSRQAIAWGIKRHTNDELRQRFVDHCVPQAHSLGLTLPDPGIRWNEERGHYDFGPVDWETYRGALADDSHTARRRVAHRVAAHQDGAWVREAAAAYAARAGETAEDAL
- the paaB gene encoding 1,2-phenylacetyl-CoA epoxidase subunit PaaB, whose protein sequence is MSGGRERETEREGAAPSWEVFLRPRRGLSHQHVGAVRASDADMALEHARDLYTRRGDPLSLWVVRSADVHAASPAERDPFFSNARHKPYRYPEHFAPMTGGDDKDDDGHDADD
- the paaC gene encoding 1,2-phenylacetyl-CoA epoxidase subunit PaaC — encoded protein: MPTTETRESHDLALLALRLGDDALVLGQRLCRWITRAPTIEEDLALSNIALDLIGHARALLTLSGTLDGTGRTEDDLAYGRPDREFRNTLLTALPNGDFATTVARQLAYSHYAVLFYEALADSTEPGLAACAARAAKEVGYHRRHADGWTVRLGLGTAESARRMRAGLDAVWPYTAELFDEDDLTLRLSAAGSAVSPRTLHPVWRERVGAVIERAGLTVPVPRWEARGGRQGLHGEEFGPLVAELQSVRRQFPGGTW
- the paaD gene encoding 1,2-phenylacetyl-CoA epoxidase subunit PaaD — encoded protein: MTGRPLAVAVDEVRARIDAVPDPELPFVTLGQLGVVNAVFMAPDGRMEVEFTPTFLGCPALSEIAAALAETLAECGHPDGRIRQVLTPAWSTDRITSDGRRALAEHGIAPPGPTTAPRSVRIGLGAPCPNCGSRATRPHSPFGPTRCQSVLVCASCRETFPYLATV
- a CDS encoding 2Fe-2S iron-sulfur cluster-binding protein produces the protein MNPTASRSPRRTGWYPLTVTRKEPLTEDAVAVTLDVPPDLAATFAAVPGRHVVVRHRRPGRELRRAYSVCPPPGAPDALRLVIQRATSDGFGAHARTALAVGDTLELAPPTGTFGLPPIPGAHHVLIAGGSGITPLAAMAAGALRDDPGCRVSLVHAARTAGTALLADELAELKDAFVDRFTALYVLSRERRESDLFTGRIDADRLRRLLTVLDARPGDRATTFSLCGPWGLVEIVRTALAAWGAPAGTVRRELFSADGAPGELPDDHGPAPSAPAPGSSRVRAVIGGRTTAVTMAPGDRVVLDPVLRARPEVPYACRDGVCGSCRALVVSGEVTLGRQHALDPRDLAAGYTLACRARPATPDLTLDFDA